The window GCAAGACATTATAGAAAAGTTGCTATAGATTATTAATTTCAGGAGATTGGGAGGGGAAAACAGGAAATAGGAGTATCCGAAGCCCCACCAAGGCATCGAGGTGTCACATTATTGGGATGGATGGCCTATCTGCCCACTTGCCAATAGGATATTGATGAATGGAAAGGTTTCAGTGCAGGCTGGAAAGTTTCTTTTCTGGGAAGAATAAGGCTCCCTTTGATCTGCTGGAGGGGATCTGGGAGTAGGTACCTCCCAAAGAACCTCATGAGAGAACTCACCTGCTTTAGCTCAATGCCTTCATTCAAAagactgttggtggagttgtgaaatgatccaaccattctggagagcaatttggaactatggccaaagggcaatcaaactgcaTAATCTTTTGTCtactaataccactactaggtttatatcccaaagagatcattaaaaaagggaaaaggacacacatgtacaaaatatttatagcagctctttcttgtggtggcaaagaattggagatttaAGGAATGCCCAGCAAtcggaatggctaaacaagttgtagtatatgaatgtaatggaatactattatactgtaagaaaaagtgagcaggtggatttcagagaaacctggaaggacttgcatgaactgatgctgagtgaagtgagtagaaccaggaaaacattgtacagagtaacaacaaggttgtgtgatgatcaactatgactgacttagctcttctcagcaatacaatgatccaagaccattccaaaagactcatgatggaaaatgctctccatctccagaaaaaaaaaaattagggagtcCGAATGGAGAGAAATTTAGAAGTATGGCAAAGGGCCATAAaacaagagattttaaaaagagggttGGGGGTGAGGGAAACTTagttgtacaaaattatttatactagctctttgtgatggctaagaattggaaattatggggatgcccatcaattgaggaatggctaaacaagttgtggtactgGAATTGtagattgtaatggaatactactgtgctataagaaatgatgagcaggatgcttttgGAAAACCCTGGAAAGGcttacctgaactgatgcagagtgaagtgagcagaaccagaaaagcattgcacacagtaatggcaatattgtataatgatcaactgtgaatgacttagctattctcagcaatacaatgatccaagacaatcccaaaagacatgataaaatatactatccaccccccaaagaaagaactgatggagtctgagtacagactgaagcatactatttttcactttctctttttttttggtagggggagggggaatttcaagttttcttctacaaaaatgactaatatggaaatgctttgcatgattgcacatgtataacatatcagatgcttaccatctcaaggaggaagggagagaaattggaattcaaaattgtttaaaatgttaaaaattatttttacatgtaattggggggaacattaaatgtttttttaaaagacatttattaagcacctcctatgtgtcaggcaaagTGCTACAATAACCAAGCCTGCAGAGAGACTATACCAGGGAGCTTACAGGAAACTACATCAGGAATTAAAGTAAAGGAAATGCATTCAATTGGGCAGTTGAGAACAGTACTGAAAACCCAGTTCTCTAAGTGAATTATCTAGCAAACTAGCAAACAAATTGAAGCAAAACACATgtagaaatgggggaaaaaacatagtcaaacctaaaagaaaaaaactggggGTGGCACTGGGGGGCGGGTCTCAAGAGAAAAAGGGAATATTACCTAGAGAATTATTTAAAGATGCTTAGAGCTACCTGACTCAGACAGAGGCTGGCATGGCAAAGGCAGACCTGGCAGCAAAGCACAGGCAGGTCATCTCTTGGGTTAGATGGTCTTCTCTATTTCATCTAGATTTGGAGGGGATGCAGCTACCCAAAGTATACAACTCAAGTGATGAAGCTCTGACTTGTCATTCCTTAAGTCAGCTGTCTGGGAACTATGTATAGTTGAAAAgacctggggggcggggggggggggggggaagaacacTGGCACCCAAATTCCAAGGCAACGAATCCACAAGCTATCTCTAATTCAGTCccttggaaaaagaagagaatagagcAAGGAAGACAGACCTAAAGTCAGGAGAACTAAATTATTGTAATCCTAATTTTGTCAATGAGGATTGCCATGTGATGTTTTATAGACTCATAAACCTTAAGAGGCAAAGAGAGCCTTAAAGATTAGCTCGTCCTGAATCTACCTCATAAATCCCCAGTGCAACATAGGCCAACCACAGCCTCTGAGTACACAGTACATCTCCCTCACTATGACAAAGAAAGCCCATAAAGTAGGATGATATTCTGGTCCCTAAACTACTGGTGTTATGTAATATTCTATGATACTGATGGTTAGAACACCAAGGCTGGTGCACTGAATGTAGACAGGATCATCTTGTAGCTCTGGAGAGAACTGCTAGCTTAGCCTTGTAAGCTCTAAACTAGGAATAAAAAAACAATCAACACTTACTAATTTCGTTTAAAACATGTATTAccttttacaaaccttaaagtactatataaacactactattactattactatttggCTCTAGATATTCTGCCTCTGAATAGGGGAGAGGATAAGAAgcaaaggaatacaaagaaatggacTGGTAAATTGCCAACACTCCCAACTACAAGGTTGCTTTGACCTCTCAGTTTGGATTAGCAACtacaatgaaacaatatttggAGAAGTTGCCAATATAGCTTCATTATCCAATTCCTACAGCCAAAACAGAACCAGGGCCTGTAATAACAAGCATTCCAAACCTATTTTTCATCCCAACCTTAAACCCATGCAAATCTCTTTACTCTCATTTAGACAAAAAGCTATTCTTTTGGACTTCTTCCGAAGACAACACAAGTGACTTCATCTTGGCTTCTTTTCAAAAAGCAAAGGGAAAGTGGAAATTGGgttgagaaaaaaacaataatctCAAATTTGCAAAGAGTAACATGACTCAGGCTGGGGACTGAGGATATCTATCTAGCTTCAGTTTCCTGGAGAAGATATTCTGGAGATGTGATTAAATGAACTCGTCCTCAATGTCAGGATTACTTTTTGGTGTTCATAAGACTTGAGGAAAAGGGGTAATGACTGTTTTATGTGACTTGTAACacatagagttttaaaaaattatttcaaaaatgtttacatttttatacttaatatgaatccattcttttttctctcttctaaaaTCATAGCTCACACGCTCTCTATCATTGACCTTCCAGTTCCATTACTTCACTATGTTAATGTAGAAGTGTAGTCTATGGCCATGGAACATACTATATGGATTAAATAGGTCATGATCCTGAACTCCTTAATAGACCCTACACTTAAGAAGCTTATGATCTAAACAGAAAGTTGTCCCAAACTGTGTCTTAATATCTGCTGAACTCTTAATCAGAATTGTGGTTTGACCACTTCAAAGAGATAATTTTAGAAACCATGCCAGAAGGGATGATTTGATCAAAATCCAGCAaggcataactttttttttttaaaggaagcaaaACCTGCGTGTCTATTCAGAGAGGGATGGTCATACTAAAGAGAAAACATGAGTTTGGGAACCAATTCCAATGTTTAATTCCAGAAAAGGCCCTTTCATCTGACATAAAGGTTCTTTTAACAATGAGATCTCTTTTAAACATTAAACAGAATTACTATAAAGGCAGTACTCTATATGCAAAAAGCCTGAGAATAttgactttatatatttattttttttaatttttttttttttagtgaggcaattggggttaagtgacttgcccagggtcacacagctagtaagtgtgtgttaagtgtctgaggccggatttgaactcaggtactcctgactccagggccggtgctctatccactgcgccacctagctgcccatatatttattttttaaaggccaACACATATTTAGACAAATTTTAATATAGTTCCAACAGAAATACTCTGACAACAGCAGCAATGGTCTCCTAATGTGTTCTCACATTCAGACACTCGCTGGGATCATCTGAGTtttttgatttgaaaaaaaaaactttattggtACACATCTTTCTTATCTGCAATGTAATCTACAACCTCTTGTGGACACATTAACTTTTCAGCATCTATGTCAGGAATTTCAAACCCAAATTCATCTTCCATGGCCATTATGATTTCTACTTGGTCCAAACTATCCGAGCCCAGGTCTTTCATGAAGTGGGAAGATACTGAAAGCTTTTCTGGATCAATCTTATCATATAGTTTCAAGACATAGAGGCCACGGTCCTTAATGTTCTCCAGTGTCAGAGGGGGCATGTCTCTATACTGGCGGCTCAACTGTAGGGATAACCCAGAAACCTGCATGTGTGCAGGGACAGGAACCGCCGCGGCTGCCCTCCACCCAAGCCCAGCGGCCGCACCAAGGCGAGCATGGGGGCCCGGGGCCCAGACAGCGGTGCCAAGGCCGCGGGCAGGCAGCGGACACAAGCAGAGAGGACACGGGCCGCCATGGCTACGCCGACCCAGAGTGCAACCAAGgcataacttttaaaaaggatccttacaaggggcagctaggtggtgcagtggatagagcactggccctggattcaggaagacctgagttcaaattcagcctcagacacttaacacgtactagctgtgtgaccctgggcaagtcatttaaccccaattgcctcaccaaaaaaaagaaaaaaaatatccttacTTATGAACAGGAACATGGCTCCAGGGGACCCTTTGCCCTAAGAGTCCAGTCCTGTTTGAGTGAATCCTGAGAAGTTACTCTGTTCTAGACACTCACCTTCAAAGAGATGGTTTTAGCTGCAGTTCTTGGGATTGGGATTACTTGTACATTCAACTTCTTTTGCAAACTTCCCTATGGAAGCAAGAAACAAAGAGGTCAGAATAAGAAAAATGGAGAGCAAGAAGTATTCCTCCAAAGGTTCCATATTTGTAGCCAATGGTTCATCAGACCTTTCCAGGGCCGACCACCAAAACTGAACGTTATTGGAAGTTTTTTATTGCCGATTAAGTCCCAGTCTTCCAGTTTCTCTCCCATCCTGCCCAAAAACATACTTTCCTGTCTCTTCTTTCACTTCCTTCAACTCACTCAGAGTCCATCCACCACAGCTGACAAGCCCCTGGCTGGGAAGAAGCTCCAGAGTTTTGGTTTGTGTGAGAttacaatggggcagctaggtggcgcagtgcatagagcacgggccctggagtcaggaggacctgaattcaaatttgacctcagacacttgacactaactgtgtgaccctgggaaagtcacaaccccaattgcctcaccaaaaaaaaaaaaaaagagattacaaCAGGTAAGGCAATATATACAATGCACTAagattttgtggttgttcagttatttcagtcatgtctgagtcgtTGTGACCCGAgtagtatgccatttccttctccagctcatttttacagataaggaaactgaggcaaacagggttaagtgactttcccagggtcacatgactagtaagtgtctgaggccagatttgctcCTGGgttttccttacttcaggcctagcactctatccacagccaCCAACAGCTATTCCTGGGGTTAAGGCAATTTCCAAGAACATACCCCAGGTATATTGAATTAACATTAACATTCACCACCctagtttcagtttcctcctcaatgAGTCCCTTGCTCTCCTCAATCaggtttttctcttctctctttttttttgcagggcaatgaaggttaagtgacttgcctagggtcacacagctagtaagtgtctagtgtctgaggtcacatttgaattcaggtcttcctgaatccagggccagtgctttatccactgtgccacctagctgctcccaggctTTTCTCTTCAAGGCTGGAGTATCAGGAACTAGATATCTAATTTGGGAGATACTCTGTAACCATCTATCCTCCACAGAAAGGTAACATATATTTTGTACTTGAGAGgagctcgggggcagctagatagagcagtggccttggagtcaggagtacctgagttcaagtccagctcagacacttaatacttactagctgtgtgaccctgggcaagtcacttaaccccaactgcctcactaaaaacaaaacaaaacaaaaca is drawn from Dromiciops gliroides isolate mDroGli1 chromosome 2, mDroGli1.pri, whole genome shotgun sequence and contains these coding sequences:
- the LOC122743509 gene encoding LOW QUALITY PROTEIN: acyl carrier protein, mitochondrial-like (The sequence of the model RefSeq protein was modified relative to this genomic sequence to represent the inferred CDS: inserted 1 base in 1 codon); this encodes MAARVLSACVRCLPAALAPLSGPRAPMLALVRPLGLGXRAAAAVPVPAHMQVSGLSLQLSRQYRDMPPLTLENIKDRGLYVLKLYDKIDPEKLSVSSHFMKDLGSDSLDQVEIIMAMEDEFGFEIPDIDAEKLMCPQEVVDYIADKKDVYQ